In Ananas comosus cultivar F153 linkage group 10, ASM154086v1, whole genome shotgun sequence, the following proteins share a genomic window:
- the LOC109716601 gene encoding putative transcription factor bHLH041, which translates to MDSNHYTEILYYLSPHPHIAHMDSLFLLSTEARKRFLQSVSRILGCSYICLWSPRSTYLICVDCWFHEDDSAQPSSLSKILFDAYRSSPCSIVTGCVPGMAYKDGSPYIELIGSNLVNSASTQVQQQFYQEAGIKTAIFMGCENGEIELGMTTTTTSNSNMQMNIQQVFSEDFIQQSLLGDQPPPPPSSSSLRSLSMGSPPEFSSFKGSTSSFMPPEAYARLPFPTPAADDAAMAQAMLAVISSSPPPSLLYQPPQREQAPRQRAFKAYNAALRPKTDPVKPGVPGQKMIKMAVSMLRRVHMMRFEARMPEPRPTSNQLHHMISERRRREKINESFHALRMLLPPGSKKDKASVLAKTKEYVNTLKAQISELEEKNRMLESQLPPPTEQMKQVDSGDSSNRVEVQISSGSESTSETRQINLNVIVRVECDTIDVLLRILEFLKGNGNINLVSINARSTQPQSNTYASANLTFQVKASDWDEESFKEAVTKVVEGAVARQND; encoded by the exons ATGGATAGCAACCACTACACAGAGATATTATACTACCTCTCCCCCCACCCCCACATCGCACACATGGATTCCCTCTTTCTCCTCAGCACAGAAGCTCGAAAGCGCTTCCTACAAAGCGTGTCCCGCATCCTCGGTTGCTCCTATATTTGCCTCTGGTCTCCTCGCTCCAC TTACTTGATATGCGTAGATTGCTGGTTCCACGAAGATGATAGCGCGCAGCCGAGTTCCCTATCGAAGATATTGTTCGACGCGTATCGGAGTTCGCCTTGTAGCATCGTAACTGG GTGTGTTCCTGGAATGGCATACAAGGATGGGTCACCATATATCGAGCTAATCGGTTCTAACCTCGTGAACTCGGCTTCGACGCAAGTGCAACAACAGTTCTATCAG GAAGCAGGGATTAAG ACGGCTATTTTTATGGGGTGCGAGAATGGAGAGATCGAATTAgggatgacgacgacgaccacGAGCAAT AGCAACATGCAAATGAACATCCAGCAAGTTTTCTCCGAGGATTTCATCCAACAATCGTTGTTAGGAGACCAACCCCCCCCGCCGCCATCGTCCTCTTCGTTGCGGTCTCTCTCGATGGGAAGCCCACCCGAATTCTCCTCTTTCAAGGGAAGCACTTCTTCTTTCATGCCGCCCGAGGCCTACGCTCGGCTCCCATTCCCGACCCCTGCCGCCGACGATGCGGCGATGGCACAAGCCATGCTCGCAGTTATCTCTTCTTCACCTCCTCCTTCGTTGCTTTACCAACCCCCACAACGAGAGCAAGCACCCCGCCAAAGGGCGTTCAAGGCCTACAATGCGGCACTCCGGCCCAAGACTGACCCCGTTAAGCCGGGCGTTCCCGGGCAGAAGATGATTAAAATGGCGGTGTCGATGTTGAGAAGAGTGCATATGATGAGGTTCGAGGCTCGGATGCCGGAGCCACGGCCGACGAGCAACCAGTTGCACCATATGATATCGGAGCGCAGGAGGCGAGAGAAGATCAACGAGAGCTTTCATGCACTGAGGATGCTACTTCCACCAGGGTCTAAG AAGGATAAAGCTTCAGTACTTGCCAAGACAAAGGAGTATGTGAACACTCTAAAAGCTCAGATATCCGAACTCGAGGAGAAGAACCGAATGCTCGAATCGCAACTCCCTCCGCCAACTGAGCAAATGAAACAAGTCGACAGCGGTGATTCCAGCAACAGAGTGGAAGTTCAGATCAGCAGTGGATCTGAATCAACGTCAGAAACTCGACAGATCAATTTGAATGTGATAGTCAGGGTAGAGTGCGACACGATCGACGTCCTGCTTCGTATACTTGAATTCCTAAAAGGGAATGGGAATATTAACTTGGTATCAATTAACGCAAGGAGCACTCAGCCACAATCAAATACATATGCATCGGCCAATCTAACATTCCAAGTGAAG